Proteins from one Sander lucioperca isolate FBNREF2018 chromosome 16, SLUC_FBN_1.2, whole genome shotgun sequence genomic window:
- the dlgap3 gene encoding disks large-associated protein 3 isoform X2: MSQHSSGGGGGGPCHCAPEACDGPAREYYQGHSDGHYYPPGGPAEALALERHHSHSHSHSGGGTFPRSHPNQHPPLQSFDSCEECLSSGHGGKMHRIPPNLIDQFEKQVPFHPDGFHTLQYQRTTSGGAEPRSESPSRIRHLVNSVQRLFAKSHSLEAPTKREYNGTRGGGDYRGERGGGHRSGGEDGGGHYSGHQPRSTRRSKSRERSKSGDSRHESGRRHRSRTAGWWSSDDNLDSDSSFLVSGGRRGYPSGHESLDAAIQELTMKRPKERSGGGGGGGGAGGGGGPGPGECMACTTMALAGNEGGGHHGHHGHSLKRSTWSAMTVSQAREVYPSARGGGYEKALVPLESKLKERTFHYLQVPSEDWGGGYGGGGATDIGGEIPCRRMRSGSYIKAMGDDDSADSDTSPKASPKSTLIAQREAFRRSISMDQRYSCKQCTDSYPNSRTTPKTQTRSRSYTRSLTSSQLGDTLNRQFEAVCETMFGEVESQAVEALDLPGVFRTRSHSYVRAIQAGCSQDDDCLSVFSMSGPQGSIKAGAVCPFCAPPPLPPRMSKSSLSVRAQSSTESTQDAYFQSSGQLASSAGPGRPKQHSNSVDLGSSDGPSGRSSRGGYYTATGPGRFQQHSNSAESLDGVRGSRELVPYGVGPGFGVRAKHSSSADSLLEGPPRPARERDGRVVGSLGKSVSLPQNSIVLCKAGGQDEGRGGRKWRPSIAVQVDSSETLSDSDAEGKALTEVHSIGVQVEDDKRRARFKRSNSVTASVQADLDPEGFPGLSIAVPTQDKSLQFGCSFQRHSSEPESASQFADCHRTVHTQGQWAYREDFLQSGYTTEACPADPRPHQHPHLPPRSHSPLPITSERAWAGTPSLEGPRSLPDSGRASPCMRDGEFFLRLLQTEVERMEGWCQNMEREAEENELPEEILELIRNAVGSAQMLMSQKVQQFFRLCQQSVDPSAYPQPTSQDLAGFWDLLQLNIEDVRVKFQDLQRLKDSGWRLPPEKKEDKKLPPPLPKKPAGGVSGSLRADSVGDGGAGGGSGGLVVPRIGGHTLPIREKSLDLGDRQRTETRRRLLQTKRTASFRQNSATESADSIEIYIPEAQTRL; this comes from the exons ATGTCCCAGCATTCCTCCGGTGGTGGCGGAGGAGGCCCCTGCCACTGCGCGCCTGAGGCCTGTGACGGCCCAGCCAGAGAATACTACCAGGGTCACAGCGATGGCCACTATTACCCTCCAGGAGGTCCGGCTGAGGCCCTGGCGCTGGAGAGGCACCATTCCCACTCCCATAGCCACTCTGGAGGGGGAACCTTCCCCCGCTCCCACCCCAACCAGCACCCACCTCTCCAGTCGTTTGACTCTTGCGAAGAGTGCCTGTCCTCAGGCCACGGTGGGAAGATGCACCGCATTCCCCCAAACCTGATAGACCAGTTTGAGAAGCAGGTGCCCTTTCATCCTGATGGCTTCCACACACTGCAGTACCAGCGCACCACTAGTGGGGGTGCTGAGCCGCGCAGCGAGAGCCCCTCGCGTATCCGCCACCTGGTCAACTCTGTGCAGCGCCTCTTTGCCAAGTCCCATTCCCTGGAGGCACCGACCAAACGGGAGTACAATGGCACGAGAGGAGGTGGGGACTACCGTGGCGAGAGAGGAGGAGGCCACAGGAGTGGAGGGGAGGACGGCGGAGGCCACTATTCAGGTCACCAGCCTCGCTCTACCAGGAGGAGCAAGTCTCGAGAGCGAAGCAAGAGCGGAGACTCGCGGCACGAGTCGGGCAGACGCCACCGCAGCAGGACGGCAGGCTGGTGGAGCTCTGACGACAACCTGGACAGCGACAGCAGCTTCCTGGTCAGTGGGGGCAGACGTGGGTATCCCAGCGGACACGAGAGCCTGGATGCAGCCATCCAGGAGCTCACCATGAAGAGGCCCAAGGAGCgtagtgggggtgggggtgggggtgggggtgcgggtggtggtggtgggccAGGACCTGGGGAGTGCATGGCCTGCACCACAATGGCTCTGGCCGGGAATGAGGGAGGGGGACACCATGGGCACCACGGCCACTCCCTGAAGAGGAGCACCTGGTCAGCCATGACAGTGAGTCAGGCCAGAGAGGTGTACCCTTCCGCCAGGGGAGGAGGCTACGAGAAAGCCCTTGTGCCCCTGGAGAGTAAGCTGAAGGAAAGGACCTTCCACTACCTGCAG GTCCCTTCAGAAGACTGGGGAGGCGGATATGGCGGTGGGGGTGCAACAGACATCGGAGGGGAGATTCCATGCCGTCGTATGCGGAGCGGCAGCTACATCAAGGCCATGGGTGATGATGACAGTGCTGACTCCGACACCAGCCCAAAAGCCTCGCCTAAGTCCACCCTGATCGCCCAGAGGGAGGCCTTTAGACGATCCATCAGCATGGATCAAAG gTACTCGTGTAAGCAGTGTACAGACTCCTACCCCAACAGCCGAACTACACCCAAAACCCAAACTCGCTCTCGTAGTTACACCCGCTCTCTGACCAGctcacag CTGGGAGACACCTTAAACCGTCAGTTCGAGGCGGTGTGTGAGACCATGTTCGGCGAAGTGGAGTCTCAAGCCGTCGAGGCCTTGGACCTTCCAGGTGTTTTCCGCACTCGCAGCCACAGCTACGTCCGCGCCATCCAGGCCGGCTGTTCCCAGGACGACGActgcctctctgtcttctcCATGTCGGGCCCCCAGGGAAGCATCAAGGCTGGGGCcg TCTGTCCCTTTT GTGCTCCTCCCCCACTTCCACCTCGCATGTCCAAGTCTTCACTCTCCGTGCGAGCCCAGAGCAGCACCGAGTCCACCCAGGATGCCTACTTCCAGAGCAGCGGACAGTTGGCCTCAAGCGCAGGTCCCGGGCGCCCCAAGCAGCACAGCAACTCCGTGGACCTGGGCAGCTCTGACGGCCCCTCGGGTCGCTCCTCCAGAGGAGGCTACTACACCGCCACAGGCCCTGGACGTTTCCAGCAGCACAGTAACTCGGCAGAGAGCCTTGATGGGGTCAGGGGCTCGCGGGAGCTGGTGCCCTACGGAGTGGGTCCGGGATTTGGAGTGAGGGCCAAACACAGCAGCTCGGCTGACAGTCTGCTGGAAGGGCCACCAAGGCCGGCCAGGGAGAGGGACGGCAGGGTCGTGGGCAGCCTGGGGAAGTCAGTCTCTCTGCCTCAGAACAGCATAGTGCTGTGTAAAGCTGGGGGGCAGGACGAAGGGCGTGGTGGGAGAAAGTGGAGGCCATCCATAGCTGTACAG GTGGACAGCTCAGAGACTCTGTCAGATTCGGACGCAGAGGGCAAAGCTCTTACAGAGGTCCACTCTATAGGAGTCCAAGTGGAAGATGACAAAAG ACGGGCTCGTTTCAAGCGCTCCAACAGCGTGACCGCAAGCGTGCAGGCCGACCTGGACCCCGAGGGCTTCCCCGGGCTCAGCATCGCCGTGCCAACGCAGGACAAGAGTCTCCAGTTCGGCTGTTCCTTCCAAAGGCACTCGTCAGAGCCAGAGTCAGCTAGCCAGTTTGCAGATTGCCACCGCACCGTCCACACACAGGGACAATGGGCCTACAGAGAG GACTTTCTCCAGAGTGGCTATACCACTGAGGCCTGCCCAGCGGACCCACGGCCCCACCAGCACCCACACCTGCCTCCACGTTCCCACTCCCCTCTGCCCATCACCTCTGAGAGAGCATGGGCAGGGACACCGTCCCTGGAGGGCCCCCGGAGCCTGCCCGACTCGGGCCGAGCCTCGCCCTGCATGAGAGACGGAGAGTTCTTCTTACGCCTCCTGCAGACAGAGGTGGAGAGGATGGAGGGCTGGTGCCAGAACatggagagagaggcagaggagaATGAACTGCCAGAGGAGA TTCTCGAGCTGATACGAAACGCAGTTGGCAGTGCCCAGATGCTCATGTCTCAGAAAGTCCAGCAGTTCTTCCGCCTCTGTCAACAAAgtgtg GACCCGTCAGCATACCCGCAGCCCACCTCTCAGGACCTGGCAGGCTTCTGGGACCTGCTCCAGCTCAACATAGAGGATGTCAGGGTGAAGTTTCAGGACCTCCAGAGGCTCAAGGACTCTGGTTGGAGGCTCCCACCTGAAAAGAAG GAGGATAAGAAGCTTCCTCCTCCCTTACCAAAGAAGCCAGCAGGAGGGGTGAGTGGCAGCCTCAGGGCCGATAGTGTCGGGGATGGGGGCGCCGGAGGTGGGTCGGGGGGCCTGGTGGTGCCTCGCATTGGTGGACATACCCTACCCATCAGGGAGAAGTCCCTGGACCTCGGGGACCGTCAGAGGACAGAAACGAGGAGGAGGCTGCTGCAGACCAAGCGTACTGCCTCCTTCAGGCAGAACTCAGCGACTGAGAGCGCAGACAGCATCGAGATCTACATCCCAGAAGCCCAGACTCGACTCTGA
- the dlgap3 gene encoding disks large-associated protein 3 isoform X1, producing MSQHSSGGGGGGPCHCAPEACDGPAREYYQGHSDGHYYPPGGPAEALALERHHSHSHSHSGGGTFPRSHPNQHPPLQSFDSCEECLSSGHGGKMHRIPPNLIDQFEKQVPFHPDGFHTLQYQRTTSGGAEPRSESPSRIRHLVNSVQRLFAKSHSLEAPTKREYNGTRGGGDYRGERGGGHRSGGEDGGGHYSGHQPRSTRRSKSRERSKSGDSRHESGRRHRSRTAGWWSSDDNLDSDSSFLVSGGRRGYPSGHESLDAAIQELTMKRPKERSGGGGGGGGAGGGGGPGPGECMACTTMALAGNEGGGHHGHHGHSLKRSTWSAMTVSQAREVYPSARGGGYEKALVPLESKLKERTFHYLQVPSEDWGGGYGGGGATDIGGEIPCRRMRSGSYIKAMGDDDSADSDTSPKASPKSTLIAQREAFRRSISMDQRYSCKQCTDSYPNSRTTPKTQTRSRSYTRSLTSSQLGDTLNRQFEAVCETMFGEVESQAVEALDLPGVFRTRSHSYVRAIQAGCSQDDDCLSVFSMSGPQGSIKAGAVFPYRKGAPPPLPPRMSKSSLSVRAQSSTESTQDAYFQSSGQLASSAGPGRPKQHSNSVDLGSSDGPSGRSSRGGYYTATGPGRFQQHSNSAESLDGVRGSRELVPYGVGPGFGVRAKHSSSADSLLEGPPRPARERDGRVVGSLGKSVSLPQNSIVLCKAGGQDEGRGGRKWRPSIAVQVDSSETLSDSDAEGKALTEVHSIGVQVEDDKRRARFKRSNSVTASVQADLDPEGFPGLSIAVPTQDKSLQFGCSFQRHSSEPESASQFADCHRTVHTQGQWAYREDFLQSGYTTEACPADPRPHQHPHLPPRSHSPLPITSERAWAGTPSLEGPRSLPDSGRASPCMRDGEFFLRLLQTEVERMEGWCQNMEREAEENELPEEILELIRNAVGSAQMLMSQKVQQFFRLCQQSVDPSAYPQPTSQDLAGFWDLLQLNIEDVRVKFQDLQRLKDSGWRLPPEKKEDKKLPPPLPKKPAGGVSGSLRADSVGDGGAGGGSGGLVVPRIGGHTLPIREKSLDLGDRQRTETRRRLLQTKRTASFRQNSATESADSIEIYIPEAQTRL from the exons ATGTCCCAGCATTCCTCCGGTGGTGGCGGAGGAGGCCCCTGCCACTGCGCGCCTGAGGCCTGTGACGGCCCAGCCAGAGAATACTACCAGGGTCACAGCGATGGCCACTATTACCCTCCAGGAGGTCCGGCTGAGGCCCTGGCGCTGGAGAGGCACCATTCCCACTCCCATAGCCACTCTGGAGGGGGAACCTTCCCCCGCTCCCACCCCAACCAGCACCCACCTCTCCAGTCGTTTGACTCTTGCGAAGAGTGCCTGTCCTCAGGCCACGGTGGGAAGATGCACCGCATTCCCCCAAACCTGATAGACCAGTTTGAGAAGCAGGTGCCCTTTCATCCTGATGGCTTCCACACACTGCAGTACCAGCGCACCACTAGTGGGGGTGCTGAGCCGCGCAGCGAGAGCCCCTCGCGTATCCGCCACCTGGTCAACTCTGTGCAGCGCCTCTTTGCCAAGTCCCATTCCCTGGAGGCACCGACCAAACGGGAGTACAATGGCACGAGAGGAGGTGGGGACTACCGTGGCGAGAGAGGAGGAGGCCACAGGAGTGGAGGGGAGGACGGCGGAGGCCACTATTCAGGTCACCAGCCTCGCTCTACCAGGAGGAGCAAGTCTCGAGAGCGAAGCAAGAGCGGAGACTCGCGGCACGAGTCGGGCAGACGCCACCGCAGCAGGACGGCAGGCTGGTGGAGCTCTGACGACAACCTGGACAGCGACAGCAGCTTCCTGGTCAGTGGGGGCAGACGTGGGTATCCCAGCGGACACGAGAGCCTGGATGCAGCCATCCAGGAGCTCACCATGAAGAGGCCCAAGGAGCgtagtgggggtgggggtgggggtgggggtgcgggtggtggtggtgggccAGGACCTGGGGAGTGCATGGCCTGCACCACAATGGCTCTGGCCGGGAATGAGGGAGGGGGACACCATGGGCACCACGGCCACTCCCTGAAGAGGAGCACCTGGTCAGCCATGACAGTGAGTCAGGCCAGAGAGGTGTACCCTTCCGCCAGGGGAGGAGGCTACGAGAAAGCCCTTGTGCCCCTGGAGAGTAAGCTGAAGGAAAGGACCTTCCACTACCTGCAG GTCCCTTCAGAAGACTGGGGAGGCGGATATGGCGGTGGGGGTGCAACAGACATCGGAGGGGAGATTCCATGCCGTCGTATGCGGAGCGGCAGCTACATCAAGGCCATGGGTGATGATGACAGTGCTGACTCCGACACCAGCCCAAAAGCCTCGCCTAAGTCCACCCTGATCGCCCAGAGGGAGGCCTTTAGACGATCCATCAGCATGGATCAAAG gTACTCGTGTAAGCAGTGTACAGACTCCTACCCCAACAGCCGAACTACACCCAAAACCCAAACTCGCTCTCGTAGTTACACCCGCTCTCTGACCAGctcacag CTGGGAGACACCTTAAACCGTCAGTTCGAGGCGGTGTGTGAGACCATGTTCGGCGAAGTGGAGTCTCAAGCCGTCGAGGCCTTGGACCTTCCAGGTGTTTTCCGCACTCGCAGCCACAGCTACGTCCGCGCCATCCAGGCCGGCTGTTCCCAGGACGACGActgcctctctgtcttctcCATGTCGGGCCCCCAGGGAAGCATCAAGGCTGGGGCcg TCTTTCCTTATCGTAAAGGTGCTCCTCCCCCACTTCCACCTCGCATGTCCAAGTCTTCACTCTCCGTGCGAGCCCAGAGCAGCACCGAGTCCACCCAGGATGCCTACTTCCAGAGCAGCGGACAGTTGGCCTCAAGCGCAGGTCCCGGGCGCCCCAAGCAGCACAGCAACTCCGTGGACCTGGGCAGCTCTGACGGCCCCTCGGGTCGCTCCTCCAGAGGAGGCTACTACACCGCCACAGGCCCTGGACGTTTCCAGCAGCACAGTAACTCGGCAGAGAGCCTTGATGGGGTCAGGGGCTCGCGGGAGCTGGTGCCCTACGGAGTGGGTCCGGGATTTGGAGTGAGGGCCAAACACAGCAGCTCGGCTGACAGTCTGCTGGAAGGGCCACCAAGGCCGGCCAGGGAGAGGGACGGCAGGGTCGTGGGCAGCCTGGGGAAGTCAGTCTCTCTGCCTCAGAACAGCATAGTGCTGTGTAAAGCTGGGGGGCAGGACGAAGGGCGTGGTGGGAGAAAGTGGAGGCCATCCATAGCTGTACAG GTGGACAGCTCAGAGACTCTGTCAGATTCGGACGCAGAGGGCAAAGCTCTTACAGAGGTCCACTCTATAGGAGTCCAAGTGGAAGATGACAAAAG ACGGGCTCGTTTCAAGCGCTCCAACAGCGTGACCGCAAGCGTGCAGGCCGACCTGGACCCCGAGGGCTTCCCCGGGCTCAGCATCGCCGTGCCAACGCAGGACAAGAGTCTCCAGTTCGGCTGTTCCTTCCAAAGGCACTCGTCAGAGCCAGAGTCAGCTAGCCAGTTTGCAGATTGCCACCGCACCGTCCACACACAGGGACAATGGGCCTACAGAGAG GACTTTCTCCAGAGTGGCTATACCACTGAGGCCTGCCCAGCGGACCCACGGCCCCACCAGCACCCACACCTGCCTCCACGTTCCCACTCCCCTCTGCCCATCACCTCTGAGAGAGCATGGGCAGGGACACCGTCCCTGGAGGGCCCCCGGAGCCTGCCCGACTCGGGCCGAGCCTCGCCCTGCATGAGAGACGGAGAGTTCTTCTTACGCCTCCTGCAGACAGAGGTGGAGAGGATGGAGGGCTGGTGCCAGAACatggagagagaggcagaggagaATGAACTGCCAGAGGAGA TTCTCGAGCTGATACGAAACGCAGTTGGCAGTGCCCAGATGCTCATGTCTCAGAAAGTCCAGCAGTTCTTCCGCCTCTGTCAACAAAgtgtg GACCCGTCAGCATACCCGCAGCCCACCTCTCAGGACCTGGCAGGCTTCTGGGACCTGCTCCAGCTCAACATAGAGGATGTCAGGGTGAAGTTTCAGGACCTCCAGAGGCTCAAGGACTCTGGTTGGAGGCTCCCACCTGAAAAGAAG GAGGATAAGAAGCTTCCTCCTCCCTTACCAAAGAAGCCAGCAGGAGGGGTGAGTGGCAGCCTCAGGGCCGATAGTGTCGGGGATGGGGGCGCCGGAGGTGGGTCGGGGGGCCTGGTGGTGCCTCGCATTGGTGGACATACCCTACCCATCAGGGAGAAGTCCCTGGACCTCGGGGACCGTCAGAGGACAGAAACGAGGAGGAGGCTGCTGCAGACCAAGCGTACTGCCTCCTTCAGGCAGAACTCAGCGACTGAGAGCGCAGACAGCATCGAGATCTACATCCCAGAAGCCCAGACTCGACTCTGA